A window from Pseudomonas campi encodes these proteins:
- a CDS encoding Na/Pi cotransporter family protein, with translation MLTLLNLLSAIALLVWGTHIVRTGILRVYGSQLRRILSHSVAKRPQAFAAGIGVTALVQSSNATAMLVTSFVAQGLMGLAPALAIMLGADVGTALMARVLTLDLSWLSPLLIFAGVVLFLSRKQRRAGQVGRVAIGLGLLLLALDLIVEAARPIAESNSLEALFASLTGDLLLDALVGALFALLTYSSLAAVLLTATLASSGMISLPVAIGLVIGANIGSGVLALLNSSMQSAAGRRVAIGSLLYKLLGLLLVLPLVTPLVNWMDGLELSAASLVIGFHLLYNSLRCLLMLPTVNLMARLCTLLLPERKSAEGVAEPRHLDRSALDTPSLALANAVRETLRIGDLIEQMLGHLQEVLREGSSEAGRQLRRLDDDVDALYSAVKLYLAQMPREDLAGHDSRRWAEIIELAVNLEHAGDLIEQMAGKLDNHKRSRHYSFSASGLEELTGLLGLLQDNLRLGLNVFLNGNHANAQRLIAEKRRFRQEERKLAHAHVGRLSQQVVQSIETSSLHLELIADMKRLNSLFCSSAYALVEALEGSQPSAQMPPQETAAAAPLAEPAEVEPGPPTQH, from the coding sequence ATGCTGACCTTGCTCAATTTGCTGTCTGCCATCGCCCTGCTGGTGTGGGGCACCCATATCGTGCGTACCGGCATCCTGCGGGTGTATGGCTCGCAGTTGCGGCGCATCCTCAGCCACAGCGTGGCCAAGCGGCCGCAGGCGTTTGCCGCCGGCATCGGCGTCACCGCGCTGGTGCAGAGCAGCAACGCCACCGCCATGCTGGTCACCTCCTTCGTCGCCCAGGGCCTGATGGGACTGGCCCCGGCGCTGGCGATCATGCTCGGCGCGGATGTCGGCACCGCGCTGATGGCGCGGGTGCTGACCCTCGACCTGTCCTGGCTGTCGCCGCTGCTGATCTTCGCCGGGGTGGTGCTGTTTCTCTCGCGCAAGCAGCGCCGTGCCGGCCAGGTCGGGCGGGTGGCCATCGGCCTCGGCCTGCTGCTGCTCGCCCTCGACCTGATCGTCGAGGCCGCCAGGCCGATTGCCGAATCCAACAGCCTGGAAGCGCTGTTCGCCTCACTGACCGGTGACCTGCTGCTGGATGCCCTGGTCGGCGCGCTGTTCGCCCTGCTCACCTATTCCAGCCTGGCCGCCGTGCTGCTCACCGCGACCCTGGCCAGCAGCGGCATGATCAGCCTGCCGGTGGCCATCGGCCTGGTGATCGGCGCCAATATCGGCAGCGGCGTGCTGGCCCTGCTCAACAGCAGCATGCAGTCGGCGGCCGGGCGCCGCGTGGCGATCGGCAGCCTGCTGTACAAGCTGCTCGGCCTGCTGCTGGTGCTGCCGCTGGTGACCCCGCTGGTGAACTGGATGGATGGCCTTGAGCTGTCGGCGGCGAGCCTGGTGATCGGCTTCCACCTGCTCTACAACAGCCTGCGCTGCCTGCTGATGCTGCCCACGGTGAACCTGATGGCGCGCCTGTGCACCCTGCTGCTGCCGGAGCGCAAGAGTGCGGAAGGCGTGGCCGAGCCGCGCCACCTCGACCGCAGCGCTCTCGACACGCCAAGCCTGGCGCTGGCCAACGCGGTGCGCGAGACCCTGCGCATCGGCGACCTGATCGAGCAGATGCTCGGCCACCTGCAGGAGGTGCTGCGCGAGGGCTCCTCGGAAGCCGGACGCCAGCTGCGGCGCCTGGATGACGATGTCGACGCGCTGTACAGCGCGGTCAAGCTGTACCTGGCGCAGATGCCGCGCGAAGACCTGGCCGGCCACGACAGCCGGCGCTGGGCGGAAATCATCGAGCTGGCGGTGAACCTGGAGCACGCCGGCGACCTGATCGAGCAGATGGCCGGCAAGCTCGACAACCACAAGCGCTCGCGCCACTACAGCTTCTCCGCCAGCGGCCTGGAGGAACTGACCGGCCTGCTCGGCCTGCTGCAGGACAACCTGCGCCTGGGCCTCAACGTGTTCCTCAATGGCAACCACGCCAACGCCCAGCGCCTGATTGCGGAGAAACGCCGTTTCCGCCAGGAGGAACGCAAGCTGGCCCACGCCCACGTCGGCCGCCTCAGCCAGCAGGTGGTGCAGAGCATCGAGACCAGCTCGTTGCACCTGGAGCTGATCGCCGACATGAAGCGCCTCAACTCGCTGTTCTGCAGCAGCGCCTATGCCCTGGTCGAAGCGCTGGAAGGCAGCCAGCCCAGCGCGCAGATGCCACCGCAGGAGACAGCCGCCGCCGCGCCGCTGGCCGAGCCCGCCGAGGTCGAACCCGGGCCGCCGACCCAGCACTGA
- a CDS encoding nucleoside recognition domain-containing protein: MLNGLWLGFFVVATLAALARWIGGDVAVWAAMVESLFAMAKVSVELMVVLFGTLTLWLGFLRIAEKAGLVDLLGRALGPLFARLMPDVPRGHPALGFITLNFAANGLGLDNAATPIGLKAMKALQELNPSTTVASNAQILFLVLNASSLTLLPVSIFMYRVQQGAEDPTLVFLPILLATSASTLAGLLAVALMQRLRLWDPVVLAYLIPGALLLGGFMALLGGLSATALAALSSLLGNLVLFGLILLFLLVGWLRKVPVYETFVEGAKEGFDVAKSLLPYLVAMLCAIGVLRASGALDFGLDSIRSLIEWLGWDTRFVDALPTALVKPFSGSAARAMLIETMQTHGVDSFPALVAATIQGSTETTFYVLAVYFGAVGIQRARHAVGCALVADLAGVLAAIAVCYWFFA; the protein is encoded by the coding sequence ATGCTCAATGGCCTGTGGCTGGGATTCTTCGTGGTGGCGACGCTCGCCGCGCTGGCGCGCTGGATCGGCGGCGACGTGGCGGTGTGGGCGGCCATGGTCGAGAGCCTGTTCGCCATGGCCAAGGTCTCGGTCGAGCTGATGGTGGTGCTGTTCGGCACCCTGACCCTGTGGCTGGGCTTTCTGCGCATCGCCGAGAAGGCCGGCCTGGTCGACCTCCTCGGCCGCGCCCTCGGTCCGCTGTTCGCGCGACTGATGCCGGATGTACCACGCGGCCATCCCGCGCTCGGCTTCATCACCCTCAACTTCGCCGCCAACGGCCTGGGCCTGGACAACGCCGCCACGCCGATCGGCCTCAAGGCGATGAAGGCCCTGCAGGAACTCAATCCCAGCACCACGGTGGCGAGCAACGCGCAGATCCTCTTTCTGGTGCTCAACGCCTCGTCGCTGACCCTGCTGCCGGTGTCGATCTTCATGTACCGCGTGCAGCAGGGCGCCGAGGACCCGACCCTGGTATTCCTGCCGATTCTCCTGGCCACCAGCGCCTCGACCCTGGCTGGCCTGCTGGCGGTGGCGCTGATGCAGCGCCTGCGCCTGTGGGACCCGGTAGTGCTGGCCTACCTGATTCCAGGAGCCTTGTTGTTGGGCGGCTTTATGGCCCTGCTCGGCGGGCTGTCCGCCACGGCCCTGGCGGCGCTGTCGTCGCTGCTCGGCAATCTGGTGCTGTTCGGCCTGATCCTGCTGTTCCTGTTGGTGGGCTGGCTGCGCAAGGTGCCGGTCTACGAAACCTTCGTCGAAGGGGCGAAGGAAGGCTTCGATGTGGCCAAGAGCCTGCTGCCCTACCTGGTCGCCATGCTCTGCGCGATCGGCGTGCTGCGTGCCTCCGGCGCCCTCGATTTCGGCCTCGACAGCATCCGCAGCCTGATCGAGTGGCTGGGTTGGGACACCCGCTTCGTTGATGCCCTGCCCACCGCCCTGGTCAAGCCGTTCTCCGGCAGCGCGGCGCGCGCCATGCTCATCGAGACCATGCAGACCCACGGTGTCGACAGCTTCCCGGCCTTGGTGGCGGCGACCATCCAGGGCAGTACCGAGACCACTTTTTATGTGCTGGCCGTGTACTTCGGCGCGGTCGGCATCCAGCGTGCCCGCCATGCGGTGGGCTGCGCGCTGGTCGCCGATTTGGCCGGGGTGCTGGCGGCCATTGCTGTGTGCTACTGGTTCTTCGCCTAA
- a CDS encoding DUF1330 domain-containing protein: protein MPSLNPSREQLAAFAAQMPSGEPIMMLNLLRYHAVAVYPEASAYPPCSGREAYARYSRTALAKVRGVGGQVELLAQARAALIAPAEEAWDEVLLVRYPSPEAFLSMLADPDYRAATVHRTAALADSRLIGCQAPSTPD, encoded by the coding sequence ATGCCCAGCCTCAATCCCAGCCGCGAACAACTGGCCGCCTTCGCCGCACAGATGCCCAGTGGCGAGCCCATCATGATGCTCAACCTACTGCGCTATCACGCCGTGGCGGTGTACCCGGAGGCTTCTGCCTACCCACCCTGCAGCGGGCGTGAGGCCTATGCCCGCTACAGTCGTACGGCACTGGCCAAGGTCAGGGGTGTCGGCGGTCAGGTGGAGCTGCTGGCACAGGCGCGTGCGGCGCTGATTGCCCCGGCGGAGGAAGCCTGGGATGAAGTGCTGCTGGTGCGTTACCCATCCCCCGAGGCCTTTCTGTCGATGTTGGCCGACCCCGATTATCGCGCCGCCACCGTGCACCGCACTGCCGCCCTGGCCGACTCACGACTGATCGGCTGCCAGGCACCCTCAACCCCAGACTAG
- a CDS encoding methyl-accepting chemotaxis protein, translating to MKNWTIRTRLFVLIVLMMAGSLAIGVSGLHGLRGVLADLNSVYLDRVVPLRDLKVIADLYAVNIVDASHKARNGGITPAEALRQVEEAEGKIGTIWQAYKQTQLIAEEEQLIAQIEPLMQAARDPLQRLKTILRDSDAEALASYTAKELYPRIDPLSEQFSKLIEVQLHESERKYNDGLALYESNFTLISVLLLVILLGGGLQAWMMSRGINLRLTELREVVARNAGGDLTLPVKVSGHDEISDVQESFKLMQETLRETLQGIQGAAVQLASAAEQLHAVTEESSRGITRQNDEIEMAATAVTEMSAAVDEVARNANHTSDSSRDAEQTALSGRQQVSTTRSTIEQLSQRLQHTSSTIATLAEEAIAIGRVLEVIRTIAEQTNLLALNAAIEAARAGDQGRGFAVVADEVRALAQRTQTSTQEIERMISAIQSASRESVDAMGQSSEYASRSSEMASEADSALEVISARISQINEMNLVIASAAEEQAQVAREVDRNLVAIRDIASQNATGAHETSVASDQLARLASDLNGMVQRFRL from the coding sequence ATGAAAAATTGGACTATTCGGACAAGGTTGTTCGTCCTCATCGTCCTGATGATGGCGGGCAGCCTGGCTATAGGTGTCAGCGGCCTGCATGGCCTGCGCGGCGTCCTGGCCGACCTCAACAGCGTTTACCTGGACCGCGTGGTGCCGCTACGCGACCTCAAGGTGATCGCCGACCTCTACGCGGTGAATATCGTCGATGCCAGCCACAAGGCGCGCAATGGTGGGATCACGCCTGCCGAGGCGCTGCGCCAGGTGGAGGAGGCCGAAGGCAAGATCGGCACGATCTGGCAGGCCTACAAACAGACCCAACTGATCGCCGAGGAAGAGCAGCTGATCGCCCAGATCGAGCCGCTGATGCAGGCCGCGCGTGATCCGCTGCAACGACTCAAGACGATCCTGCGCGACAGCGATGCCGAGGCCCTGGCGAGTTATACCGCCAAGGAGCTGTACCCGCGCATCGACCCGCTCTCCGAGCAGTTTTCCAAGCTGATCGAAGTGCAGCTGCACGAGTCCGAGCGTAAGTACAACGACGGCCTGGCTCTCTACGAAAGCAACTTCACCCTGATCAGCGTGCTGCTGCTGGTGATCCTGCTCGGCGGTGGCCTGCAGGCCTGGATGATGAGCCGTGGCATCAACCTGCGCCTCACCGAGCTGCGCGAAGTAGTGGCGCGCAATGCCGGCGGCGACCTGACCTTGCCGGTGAAGGTCAGCGGGCATGACGAGATCAGCGATGTGCAAGAGTCCTTCAAGCTCATGCAGGAGACCCTGCGCGAGACCCTGCAAGGCATCCAGGGCGCGGCGGTGCAGCTGGCCTCGGCCGCCGAGCAGTTGCATGCGGTGACCGAGGAATCGTCCCGCGGCATCACCCGGCAGAACGATGAAATCGAGATGGCCGCCACCGCGGTGACCGAGATGTCGGCGGCGGTCGACGAGGTGGCGCGCAACGCCAACCACACCTCCGATTCCTCGCGCGATGCTGAGCAGACCGCGTTGAGCGGACGCCAGCAGGTCAGCACCACGCGCAGCACCATCGAGCAGCTCAGCCAGCGCCTGCAGCACACCTCCAGCACCATCGCCACCCTGGCCGAAGAAGCCATCGCCATCGGTCGGGTGCTGGAAGTGATCCGCACCATCGCCGAACAGACCAACCTGCTCGCGCTGAATGCCGCCATCGAGGCGGCGCGGGCCGGTGATCAGGGCCGCGGTTTTGCCGTGGTCGCCGACGAAGTAAGGGCCCTGGCCCAGCGCACGCAGACCTCGACCCAGGAAATCGAGCGGATGATCAGCGCGATCCAGAGCGCCAGCCGCGAGTCGGTGGATGCCATGGGCCAGAGCAGCGAATACGCCAGCCGCAGCAGCGAGATGGCCAGCGAGGCGGACAGCGCCCTGGAGGTGATTTCCGCGCGCATCAGCCAGATCAACGAGATGAACCTGGTGATCGCCAGTGCCGCCGAGGAGCAGGCCCAGGTGGCCCGTGAGGTGGATCGCAACCTGGTGGCGATCCGCGATATCGCCTCGCAGAACGCCACCGGCGCCCACGAAACCTCGGTGGCCAGCGATCAGCTGGCACGCCTGGCCAGTGATCTGAACGGCATGGTGCAGCGCTTCCGTCTGTAG
- a CDS encoding PAS domain-containing methyl-accepting chemotaxis protein has product MKINLPVSQRAVDVPAHANILSTTDLKGAVSYVNPDFIAISGFNEAELLGRNHNIVRHPDMPPAAFAHLWQTLKSGRPWMGLVKNRCKNGDHYWVSAYATPVLRNGQVVEYQSVRTRAEPELVARAEQLYAELRSGRTPRQLRPPRLALAARLSLLTAAPLLAMAAALGVSGALPLLPAVAAGLGLSALLGSLLHLGLRPLRALTEQARRIADNPLSQWVYTARNDEFGQLAFALRSLQAESGAVVGRIADSARQLSQEASELAAAVDSSSQASLRQQGETAQVASAIGQMAASVQEVARHAQLSASAASAADMETSNGLQLVEQTRQLIASLAGEVQQSSLVIHQLELHGQKINQVLEVIQGIAEQTNLLALNAAIEAARAGEAGRGFAVVADEVRGLASRTQQSTAEINAIIATLQQGTAQAVAAMQRSQQQAGASVEQALQASQALDGITQRVGQISDMSIQIAAAVEQQSAVGDDIQRNLYGIRQANESTVVASDQSRSSAEHVAGLAERLQLLVEQFWGRQSPR; this is encoded by the coding sequence ATGAAGATCAACCTGCCGGTCAGCCAGCGTGCGGTGGACGTACCCGCCCACGCCAACATCCTCTCCACCACCGACCTCAAGGGCGCGGTCAGCTACGTCAACCCGGACTTCATCGCCATCAGCGGCTTCAACGAGGCGGAACTGCTCGGCCGCAACCACAACATTGTGCGTCACCCGGACATGCCGCCGGCGGCCTTCGCCCATCTCTGGCAGACCCTGAAAAGCGGCCGGCCGTGGATGGGCCTGGTGAAGAATCGCTGCAAGAACGGCGACCATTACTGGGTCAGCGCCTATGCCACGCCGGTGCTGCGCAATGGCCAGGTGGTGGAATACCAGTCGGTGCGCACCCGCGCCGAGCCGGAGCTGGTGGCCCGCGCCGAACAGCTCTACGCCGAGTTGCGCAGCGGACGTACGCCACGCCAGTTGCGTCCACCGCGGCTGGCCCTGGCCGCGCGCCTGAGCCTGCTGACAGCCGCTCCGCTGCTGGCAATGGCGGCAGCGCTCGGCGTGAGCGGAGCCCTGCCACTGCTGCCGGCCGTGGCCGCTGGCCTGGGCTTGTCGGCCCTGCTGGGCAGCCTGCTGCACCTGGGCCTGCGCCCGCTGCGGGCACTGACCGAACAGGCCCGGCGCATCGCCGACAACCCGCTGAGCCAATGGGTGTACACCGCGCGCAACGACGAGTTCGGCCAGCTGGCCTTTGCCCTGCGCAGCCTGCAGGCCGAGTCCGGCGCGGTGGTCGGGCGCATCGCCGACTCGGCGCGCCAGCTCAGCCAGGAAGCCAGCGAACTGGCCGCGGCGGTGGACAGCAGCAGCCAGGCCAGCCTGCGGCAACAGGGCGAGACCGCTCAGGTGGCCAGCGCCATCGGCCAGATGGCGGCCAGCGTGCAGGAAGTGGCGCGGCATGCCCAGCTCAGTGCCAGCGCCGCCAGCGCGGCGGACATGGAGACCAGCAACGGCCTGCAACTGGTCGAGCAGACCCGCCAGCTGATCGCCAGCCTGGCCGGCGAGGTGCAGCAGAGCAGCCTGGTGATCCACCAGCTGGAACTGCACGGGCAGAAGATCAACCAGGTGCTGGAAGTGATCCAGGGCATTGCCGAGCAGACCAACCTGCTGGCGCTCAACGCCGCCATCGAGGCGGCCCGCGCCGGTGAGGCCGGGCGTGGCTTCGCCGTGGTCGCCGATGAAGTGCGCGGCCTGGCTTCGCGCACCCAGCAGTCCACCGCCGAGATCAACGCCATCATCGCCACCCTGCAGCAGGGCACCGCCCAGGCGGTGGCGGCCATGCAGCGCAGCCAGCAGCAGGCCGGCGCCAGCGTCGAGCAGGCGCTGCAAGCCAGCCAGGCGCTCGACGGGATCACCCAGCGGGTCGGCCAGATCAGCGACATGAGCATCCAGATCGCCGCCGCCGTGGAGCAGCAGAGTGCAGTGGGCGACGATATCCAGCGCAACCTCTACGGCATCCGCCAGGCCAACGAAAGCACCGTGGTGGCCAGCGACCAGAGCCGCAGCAGCGCAGAGCATGTGGCCGGCCTGGCCGAGCGTCTGCAGTTGCTGGTGGAGCAGTTCTGGGGGCGCCAATCGCCGCGTTGA
- a CDS encoding DUF3313 domain-containing protein, which yields MKSPLMLSLGLTAGLLLAGCASQTTQPDQYSGFLGDYSQLQPATSASGAPVMRWVSPDYKAGHYRSVYIEKPVFYPTPKPSDQVSQAVLDEISDYLYQAMRRELQGSMTVVSQPDMDSLVLRTAITAVDVSTEGLKVYEVIPIALVVAAASTAAGTRDRTTEVYVEMEAIDARTSKPMVRVVRKGHGQDLENSSTQLTLKALKPALDVWAADARAFRP from the coding sequence ATGAAATCCCCCCTCATGCTGTCCCTTGGCCTCACTGCAGGCTTGCTGCTGGCCGGCTGCGCCAGCCAGACCACCCAGCCCGACCAGTATTCGGGTTTCCTCGGCGACTACTCGCAACTGCAGCCGGCCACTTCGGCCAGTGGCGCCCCCGTGATGCGCTGGGTCTCGCCAGACTACAAGGCGGGCCACTATCGCTCGGTGTATATCGAGAAGCCGGTGTTCTATCCCACCCCGAAACCGAGCGACCAGGTCAGCCAGGCGGTCCTCGATGAAATTTCCGACTACCTGTACCAGGCCATGCGCCGTGAATTGCAGGGCAGCATGACGGTGGTCAGCCAGCCCGACATGGACAGCCTGGTGCTACGCACGGCGATCACGGCCGTGGACGTATCCACCGAAGGACTGAAGGTCTACGAAGTGATCCCGATTGCCCTGGTGGTCGCGGCCGCCAGCACCGCCGCCGGCACCCGCGACCGCACCACCGAGGTGTATGTCGAGATGGAGGCAATCGATGCGCGCACCAGCAAGCCAATGGTTCGCGTGGTACGCAAGGGCCATGGCCAGGACCTGGAAAACAGCAGCACCCAACTGACCCTGAAAGCGCTCAAACCAGCCCTGGATGTCTGGGCCGCCGATGCCCGTGCCTTCCGCCCTTGA
- a CDS encoding DUF5924 family protein — translation MPHWKPHFLRLLALLQRYPGLIAAFGFCSGVASFILVDRQEGVGRVIAVLMLLSWAWLLLEGLLTRSAARWLGLEIPPTLLRYLTQLIHQESLFFVLPFFFITTAWNSGQLVFTSLLGAAALLAIIDPLYYKWLAARRWLYLSYHTLTLFAVLLTALPLLLQQTTAESYRLALGIALLLAVPSLASALLLHDWRRWLAMFGLLAALGVGGWWARPWIPPATLWLTDVAVSAELHQRTPGRSLQQVSVQQLRSEGLYAYTAISAPRGLNERIYHVWRHAGVEVDRIALDINGGRKGGYRAWTHKRNFPETVVGNWQVHVVTETGQQIGVLRFKVVE, via the coding sequence ATGCCACACTGGAAACCCCACTTCCTGCGCCTGCTCGCCCTGCTGCAGCGCTATCCCGGCCTGATTGCCGCCTTCGGCTTCTGCTCCGGGGTGGCCAGCTTCATCCTGGTCGATCGCCAGGAGGGCGTGGGCCGGGTGATCGCCGTGCTGATGCTGCTGAGCTGGGCCTGGCTGCTGCTCGAAGGCCTGCTCACGCGCAGCGCGGCGCGCTGGCTGGGGCTGGAAATTCCGCCCACGCTGCTGCGCTATCTGACCCAACTGATCCACCAGGAAAGCCTGTTCTTTGTCCTGCCGTTCTTCTTCATTACCACCGCCTGGAACAGCGGCCAGCTGGTGTTCACCAGCCTGCTCGGCGCCGCCGCCCTGCTCGCCATCATCGATCCGCTGTACTACAAGTGGCTGGCCGCGCGGCGCTGGCTGTACCTGAGCTACCACACCCTGACCCTGTTCGCCGTGCTGCTCACCGCGCTGCCGCTGCTGCTGCAGCAGACCACCGCCGAGAGCTACCGCCTGGCCCTCGGTATTGCCCTGCTGCTGGCCGTACCGAGCCTGGCCAGCGCGCTGCTGCTGCACGACTGGCGGCGCTGGCTGGCGATGTTCGGCCTGCTGGCGGCGCTGGGCGTCGGCGGTTGGTGGGCGCGGCCGTGGATTCCGCCGGCCACCCTGTGGCTGACCGACGTGGCGGTGAGTGCCGAGCTGCACCAGCGCACTCCCGGCCGCAGCCTGCAGCAGGTCAGCGTGCAGCAGCTGCGCAGCGAGGGCCTGTATGCCTACACCGCGATCAGCGCGCCGCGCGGGCTGAACGAACGCATCTACCATGTCTGGCGCCATGCCGGCGTGGAGGTCGACCGCATCGCCCTGGATATCAACGGCGGGCGCAAGGGCGGCTACCGGGCGTGGACGCACAAGCGCAACTTCCCCGAAACGGTGGTCGGCAACTGGCAGGTGCACGTGGTGACCGAGACCGGCCAGCAGATCGGCGTGCTGCGCTTCAAGGTGGTCGAGTAG
- a CDS encoding methyl-accepting chemotaxis protein yields the protein MILRSVSVGLRNLIGFGALTLILLVTGGVALSQMSSLRSDLLEVKDVWMLGLDLMGKIKSERQLLRLAEYELVTHPQNDQRLSAEAQAIRERVAGYDKNYEDTIIDDEDRRLFGDYHDKSLAYEAALAKVVASVRGGQLDPAAAEESEARFGELTTALDKLIELNNRGAAAAGARAEKNSDNATWVFSLILAASVLFTMLAAWLLSRSITQPLAQLAEAAQRIAGGDLTQSVSAEGADEVTQVQRSLGGMQNTLRETLQSIQNSATQLASAAEELHAVTEDSSRGITRQNDEIEMAATAVTEMSAAVDEVARNANHTSDSSREAEETAEAGRQKVSTTRSTIEQLSQRLQLTSSTIARLAEEAIAIGRVLEVIRTIAEQTNLLALNAAIEAARAGDQGRGFAVVADEVRALAQRTQTSTQEIERMISAIQSASRESVDAMGQSSEYASRSSDMASEADSALEVIAQRVSQINEMNLVIASAAEEQAQVAREVDRNLVAIRDIAAQNATGAHQTSVASDELARLASDLSGMVQRFRL from the coding sequence ATGATCCTACGTTCGGTCAGCGTCGGTCTGCGCAACTTGATTGGTTTCGGTGCGCTCACCCTGATCCTGCTGGTCACCGGTGGCGTCGCGCTCAGCCAGATGTCCAGCCTGCGCAGCGATTTGCTGGAGGTGAAGGATGTGTGGATGCTCGGCCTCGACCTGATGGGCAAGATCAAGTCCGAGCGCCAGCTGCTGCGCCTGGCCGAGTACGAGTTGGTCACCCATCCGCAGAACGACCAGCGCCTCAGTGCCGAGGCCCAGGCTATTCGCGAGCGGGTGGCGGGCTACGATAAGAACTATGAGGACACCATCATCGATGACGAAGATCGTCGTCTGTTCGGTGATTATCACGACAAGAGCCTGGCCTATGAAGCTGCCCTCGCCAAGGTGGTTGCCAGTGTGCGCGGTGGCCAGCTGGATCCGGCAGCGGCCGAGGAATCGGAGGCCCGCTTCGGCGAACTGACCACGGCCCTGGACAAGCTGATCGAGCTGAACAATCGTGGCGCGGCGGCTGCCGGCGCGCGCGCGGAAAAGAATTCCGACAACGCCACCTGGGTTTTCAGCCTGATTCTCGCGGCCAGCGTGCTGTTCACCATGCTGGCCGCCTGGCTGCTCAGCCGCAGCATCACCCAGCCGTTGGCGCAGCTGGCCGAGGCGGCGCAGCGTATCGCCGGCGGCGACCTCACTCAGTCGGTAAGTGCCGAGGGTGCCGACGAGGTGACCCAGGTGCAGCGTTCGCTCGGTGGCATGCAGAACACCCTGCGCGAGACCCTGCAGAGTATCCAGAACTCGGCCACCCAGTTGGCCTCGGCGGCCGAAGAGCTGCACGCGGTCACCGAAGACTCGTCCAGGGGCATCACCCGGCAGAACGACGAAATCGAGATGGCCGCCACGGCGGTCACCGAGATGTCCGCGGCGGTCGACGAGGTGGCGCGCAACGCCAACCACACCTCCGACTCCTCGCGCGAGGCGGAAGAAACTGCCGAGGCCGGGCGGCAGAAGGTCAGCACCACGCGCAGCACCATCGAGCAGCTCAGCCAGCGCCTGCAGCTCACCTCCAGCACCATCGCCCGCCTGGCCGAAGAGGCCATCGCCATCGGCCGCGTGCTGGAAGTGATCCGCACCATCGCCGAGCAAACCAACCTGCTGGCGCTGAATGCCGCCATCGAGGCGGCGCGGGCCGGCGATCAAGGCCGTGGTTTTGCCGTGGTGGCCGACGAAGTAAGGGCCCTGGCCCAGCGCACGCAGACCTCGACCCAGGAGATCGAGCGGATGATCAGCGCGATCCAGAGTGCCAGCCGCGAGTCGGTGGATGCCATGGGCCAGAGCAGCGAGTACGCCAGCCGCAGCAGCGACATGGCCAGCGAGGCGGACAGCGCCCTGGAAGTGATTGCCCAGCGCGTCAGTCAGATCAACGAGATGAACCTGGTGATCGCCAGTGCGGCGGAGGAACAGGCCCAGGTGGCCCGCGAGGTGGACCGCAACCTGGTGGCGATCCGCGACATCGCCGCGCAGAACGCCACCGGCGCGCACCAGACCTCGGTGGCCAGCGACGAGCTGGCGCGCCTGGCCAGCGACCTCAGCGGCATGGTGCAACGCTTCCGCCTGTAG
- a CDS encoding N-acetylmuramoyl-L-alanine amidase: protein MRFALLALTALLLAACTGGQVIDDSFSSRSQSSRVQYIVVHYTSTDLAHSLALLTQGEVSSHYLIGDSPATVYRLVDESRRAWHAGDSAWQGRTWLNASTIGIELVNQGYEQGPHAAAWQPYSEAQIEALITLLKDLVKRHELPIDSIIGHSDIAPQRKVDPGPLFPWQRLAEAGLIRWPDSAAVAREQARFAVALPDVRWFQQQLQQLGYSTPQSGELDKATRNVLAALQMKYRPARYDGEPDAQSAAILQVLNQKP from the coding sequence ATGCGATTTGCCCTGCTTGCCCTCACCGCCCTGCTACTGGCCGCCTGCACGGGCGGCCAAGTCATCGACGACAGCTTCAGCTCGCGCAGCCAGAGCAGCCGCGTGCAATACATCGTGGTGCACTACACCTCCACCGATCTGGCCCATTCCCTGGCTCTGCTGACCCAGGGCGAAGTCAGCAGTCACTACCTGATCGGCGACAGCCCGGCCACCGTCTACCGCCTGGTCGACGAAAGCCGGCGCGCCTGGCACGCCGGGGATAGTGCGTGGCAAGGGCGTACCTGGCTGAACGCCAGCACCATTGGTATCGAGCTGGTCAATCAGGGCTACGAACAGGGGCCGCACGCTGCCGCCTGGCAGCCCTATAGCGAAGCGCAGATCGAAGCCCTGATCACCCTGCTCAAGGATCTGGTCAAGCGGCATGAACTGCCCATCGACAGCATCATCGGCCACAGCGATATCGCGCCGCAGCGCAAGGTCGATCCGGGTCCGCTGTTCCCCTGGCAGCGTCTGGCCGAGGCGGGCCTGATCCGCTGGCCGGATTCCGCCGCCGTGGCGCGTGAGCAGGCGCGCTTCGCCGTGGCGTTACCGGATGTGCGCTGGTTCCAGCAGCAGTTGCAGCAGTTGGGTTACTCGACGCCGCAGAGCGGTGAGCTGGACAAGGCCACGCGCAATGTCCTGGCGGCCCTGCAGATGAAATACCGCCCGGCGCGCTACGACGGCGAGCCCGATGCGCAGAGCGCGGCGATCCTCCAGGTGCTCAACCAAAAGCCCTGA